The Vicia villosa cultivar HV-30 ecotype Madison, WI linkage group LG1, Vvil1.0, whole genome shotgun sequence genome includes a region encoding these proteins:
- the LOC131607348 gene encoding UDP-glycosyltransferase 84B2-like, translated as MSSAAEKTNINILMVSMALQGHVNPMLNFAKHLVTKGVHVTIATTEEGRARMLKNTDQNLSDSGIRLEFFSDGLSIDFDRSDTKTVINTLREKGPKNLSNLIENLSKNQTFSGVIVNPFVPWAVDVAAEYQIPCALLWIQATACYSIYYRYIKNTDVFPKLEDPNEKVQLPGLPTLEVRDLPSMILPSSPIQFKEIIADFIKALDKVKWVLGASFFEIEDEIVKSMDSLTPIYNIGPLIPPSLLGEKETSNVSADMWNAEDSCIEWLNTKPNSSVIYISFGSLVVLSKNQMSNLATALKNSNNNFLWVVKPANNGGYASEDPAYELPKEFLEETQGRGLIVKWCAQTKVLQHPAVACFISHCGWNSLLETLITGVPVIGYPSWTDQPTNAMLVEKVFKNGVRIKAGEDGVGSVEEIERCVYEVVEGPNAGEYKKRALEIKEAAKKALQEGGSSSANVNKFLGELKDKNGPKSKKPTVIGRLGSTMGTGITKIKEMLSRVIYGSGCGR; from the coding sequence ATGTCATCAGCAGCAGAAAAAACCAACATCAACATTCTCATGGTGTCAATGGCCTTACAAGGTCATGTCAATCCCATGTTAAACTTTGCTAAACACCTTGTTACAAAGGGTGTTCATGTCACCATAGCCACAACCGAAGAAGGTCGTGCACGAATGCTCAAAAATACTGATCAGAATTTATCTGACTCAGGGATCCGTCTCGAGTTCTTCTCAGATGGTCTCAGCATCGACTTCGACCGCTCCGATACAAAAACTGTAATCAACACCCTACGTGAAAAGGGTCCTAAAAACCTTTCAAATCTCATCGAAAACCTCAGCAAAAATCAAACATTTTCAGGTGTTATTGTCAACCCCTTTGTTCCTTGGGCTGTTGATGTCGCAGCTGAATATCAAATCCCTTGTGCATTGCTTTGGATCCAAGCTACTGCTTGCTATTCGATTTACTATCGTTACATCAAGAACACTGATGTTTTTCCCAAGTTGGAGGATCCTAATGAGAAGGTGCAATTACCTGGACTACCAACGTTAGAGGTAAGAGATCTTCCTTCCATGATTCTTCCTTCTAGTCCTATTCAGTTTAAGGAGATTATTGCTGATTTTATCAAAGCTTTGGATAAAGTGAAATGGGTTCTAGGTGCTTCATTTTTCGAAATTGAGGACGAGATAGTGAAATCAATGGATTCCCTAACTCCGATATATAATATCGGACCATTGATTCCACCTTCTCTATTAGGTGAAAAGGAGACAAGTAATGTTAGTGCTGATATGTGGAATGCTGAAGATTCATGCATAGAATGGCTTAACACTAAACCAAACTCATCAGTTATTTATATATCATTTGGTAGTTTGGTTGTGTTGTCGAAAAATCAGATGAGTAACTTAGCCACAGCTTTGAAGAATAGCAACAACAATTTTTTGTGGGTTGTTAAGCCAGCAAATAACGGAGGATATGCATCAGAGGATCCGGCCTATGAATTACCAAAAGAGTTCTTGGAAGAAACACAAGGGAGAGGTTTGATAGTAAAATGGTGTGCACAAACGAAGGTGTTACAGCACCCTGCAGTGGCTTGTTTTATAAGTCATTGCGGCTGGAACTCGTTACTCGAGACACTGATAACTGGTGTGCCTGTTATTGGTTATCCTTCTTGGACTGATCAACCAACTAATGCTATGCTTGTTGAGAAAGTGTTTAAGAATGGGGTGAGAATTAAAGCTGGAGAAGATGGAGTTGGAAGTGTTGAAGAGATTGAGAGGTGTGTTTATGAGGTTGTGGAAGGGCCTAATGCTGGTGAGTATAAGAAGAGGGCTTTGGAGATTAAAGAAGCTGCAAAAAAAGCTTTGCAGGAAGGTGGCAGCTCTAGTGCTAATGTCAATAAGTTTCTTGGTGAATTGAAGGATAAAAATGGTCCAAAATCCAAAAAGCCTACAGTGATTGGGAGGCTCGGATCAACAATGGGGACAGGAATCACAAAAATCAAAGAGATGTTGTCTAGAGTAATCTATGGAAGCGGATGCGGACGCTGA